One segment of Solanum lycopersicum chromosome 1, SLM_r2.1 DNA contains the following:
- the LOC101257805 gene encoding uncharacterized protein: MSEDAKKSGGAPAVKPTSDDRRISSGSVPSPTGTKVTIKSADMKPDVQKEAVDIAIAAFEKHNVEKDVAELIKKEFDKKYGPTWHCIVGKNFGSYVTHETNHFVYFYLDSKAVLLFKSG, encoded by the exons ATGAGCGAAGACGCAAAGAAAAGCGGAGGAGCTCCGGCTGTGAAGCCTACCTCCGATGATCGGAGAATCTCATCAGGTTCCGTTCCTTCTCCTACCGGCACAAAAGTTACCATAAAGAGTGCCGATATGAAACCTGATGTACAAAAGGAGGCCGTCGACATTGCTATTGCT GCATTTGAGAAGCATAATGTAGAGAAGGATGTAGCTGAACTGATTAAGAAGGAGTTTGATAAGAAGTACGGTCCTACTTGGCATTGCATCGTCGGAAAAAACTTCG GCTCTTATGTGACTCATGAAACAAACCACTTTGTCTACTTCTATTTGGATTCAAAAGCTGTACTTCTGTTCAAATCTGGGTGA